From one Lycium ferocissimum isolate CSIRO_LF1 chromosome 7, AGI_CSIRO_Lferr_CH_V1, whole genome shotgun sequence genomic stretch:
- the LOC132064816 gene encoding QWRF motif-containing protein 2, translating into MCVMMVAAVSSTGRQNPKTPSQDEPQNNPRRPPLLPSEKDNNGVSTNPKRPKSRTVQSRYMSPSPSTSSSNSSSVSSTSSSRRFPSPLVSRNTTPVSVPKRSVSVDRSRRSNTVSRPLTADLDSKLSNVGEVSAATKLLVTSTRSLSVSFQGETFSFPVSKTKAAPPSPNLSSLRKGTPERRRTSTPLRNGADQLENSKPVDQHRWPGRARPGQGNPLMRSLDCSNGERNKVIGSGNVIRTLQQSMIDERRASFDGRLSLDLGNAEPLKAVEEGNNVNESSLPSDLTASDTDSVSSGSTSGVQECGGSGARIRGGVPRGIVVSARFWQETNSRLRRLQDPGSPLSASPGSKSSVPPKLRKYSSDVPISSPRTMSSPIRGGGIRSASPSKLIGSSPSRGMPSPSRVRNVVSTINSNFVETPSVLSFAVDVRRGKVGENKIVDAHLLRLLYNRHLQWRFVNATTEATLLVQKHSAEKTLWNAWITISDLRDTVTKKRHRLQLLRQKLKLASILKGQMMSLEVWASFDKEHSISLLGAIEALKASTLRLPVVGANIDIQNLKDAVSSAHSVMQAMATSVGSILGKVEELNSLVSELAKVTAKEQASLEQCKDFLSMIATMQVKDCSLRTHVIQHNRRSTT; encoded by the exons atgtgtgtgatGATGGTTGCTGCTGTTTCTTCAACTGGCCGacaaaaccccaaaaccccATCACAAGATGAACCTCAAAATAATCCAAGAAGaccaccattattaccttctgAGAAAGATAACAATGGTGTTTCTACTAACCCAAAAAGACCCAAATCAAGAACTGTTCAATCTAGGTATATGTCTCCTTCTCCTTCCACTTCTTCTTCTAATTCTTCTTCAGTATCTTCCACTTCTTCTTCTAGAAGATTCCCTTCTCCTTTAGTTTCAAGAAATACAACTCCTGTTTCAGTCCCCAAAAGATCTGTTTCAGTGGACAGGAGTAGGCGGTCTAATACAGTTTCTAGGCCACTTACAGCTGATCTTGATTCAAAATTAAGCAATGTAGGTGAAGTTTCTGCAGCCACTAAGTTGTTAGTGACATCTACTAGGAGTTTATCTGTATCATTTCAAGGTGAAACCTTTTCATTTCCAGTAAGTAAGACTAAAGCAGCTCCACCTTCTCCTAATTTGAGTAGTTTAAGGAAAGGTACACCTGAGAGGAGAAGGACTAGTACTCCTCTTAGAAATGGGGCAGATCAGTTGGAGAATTCTAAGCCTGTTGATCAGCACCGTTGGCCTGGTAGGGCCCGGCCCGGGCAGGGGAATCCGCTGATGAGGAGCTTAGATTGTAGTAATGGGGAGAGAAATAAGGTTATTGGATCTGGGAATGTAATTAGGACATTGCAACAATCTATGATTGATGAAAGGAGGGCGTCATTCGATGGCAGGTTGAGTCTTGATTTGGGAAATGCAGAGCCTTTGAAGGCTGTTGAAGAAgggaataatgtaaatgaatcgTCTCTGCCGTCTGATCTTACTGCTTCGGATACTGATAGTGTTTCTTCGGGTAGTACTTCAGGAGTGCAGGAGTGTGGTGGGAGTGGGGCCCGTATACGCGGGGGCGTGCCTCGTGGGATCGTTGTTTCTGCTAGGTTTTGGCAAGAAACGAATAGTAGGTTGAGGAGGTTGCAGGATCCCGGTTCACCTCTATCAGCAAGTCCAGGGTCGAAATCGTCTGTGCCACCAAAGTTGAGAAAGTACTCGAGTGATGTCCCAATATCGTCCCCGCGAACAATGTCTTCGCCTATACGTGGTGGTGGCATTCGGTCTGCATCTCCCAGTAAGCTTATAGGATCATCTCCTTCAAGAGGAATGCCTAGTCCATCTCGTGTCAGAAATGTGGTTAGCACCATTAATAGTAACTTCGTTGAGACCCCCTCGGTTCTTAGTTTTGCTGTTGATGTTCGGAGGGGGAAAGTAGGTGAAAACAAGATTGTTGATGCACACTTGCTGCGGCTTCTTTACAATCGACACTTACAGTGGCGCTTTGTAAATGCTACGACTGAAGCAACATTGCTGGTGCAAAAGCACAGTGCAGAG AAAACTCTGTGGAATGCATGGATAACAATCTCAGACCTGCGTGATACAGTCACTAAGAAGAGACACAGGCTACAGTTGCTGAGGCAAAAACTGAAACTAGCTTCCATTTTAAAGGGACAG ATGATGTCCTTAGAAGTTTGGGCTTCATTTGATAAAGAACATTCCATCTCACTCCTTGGAGCAATTGAAGCCTTGAAAGCTAGCACTCTTCGTCTACCGGTTGTTGGAGCTAAT ATTGACATACAAAACTTGAAGGATGCTGTTAGTTCAGCGCATAGCGTGATGCAGGCAATGGCAACCTCAGTCGGTTCCATTTTGGGCAAG GTGGaggaattaaattctttggtaAGTGAACTTGCCAAAGTAACAGCCAAAGAGCAGGCTTCTCTTGAACAGTGCAAAGATTTCTTATCGATGATAGCAACAATGCAG GTTAAAGATTGTAGTTTGAGAACACACGTAATACAACATAACCGCAGATCAACAACCTGA